Part of the Pseudomonadota bacterium genome, GTTATCTCAGTCATGGGTGCATCAGGGTACTGCCCGAACATATGGAGCCGTTATTTAATATGGTTGATGTGGGCACTCCGGGCGAGATCATATATGTGCCTATCAAACTGGCTGTCAGTAACAACAATAAGATATATCTTGAAGTCCGCACCGACATGTATAAGAAAATCAAATCCAAAAGTGAGCATACACGGAGGATCATTCAGGATAGGGGCGTTGCCGATAAGGTCGATTGGGAAAAGGTTGACAGGGTAATCAAAGAACAATCCGGTATCGCTGAGGATGTAACGTTAATCGCTCATAATGGGGTAAACGGGTCACTCAAGCGTAAATTTTCCACCACAACCCAAAAAATATTAGATTTTCTGGGATCAAGGTAGCGAATAGTGAATAGTGAAGCGGGAAAAGACCGCGATGTCCTTCCTTCGGCAGGATTAAAGCTTGCGTGAAGCGATCTATAGCGTGGAGCGTGGAGCGCATAGCCCCCCGCTACGCGAGTCCCCACTGCGTGAGGACAGGAACAGGCGTAGAGGATTTAAAACTAAACGCTCTACGCTAAATGCTATCCGCTAAGTTGAGATACGAGGAACGGGTTTTAAGATACGAGATTCTAAAGAGAGGAAATGCATGGAAATACCCATTCGTGTTTTGATTATTGAAGATTCTGAAGATGATACACTGCTTATTGTCCACCAACTCGAACGCGCTGGTTACAAGCTGACCTATGAACGGGTGGAAACCGCCGATGCCATGCACGAGGCCCTTGAGAGAGAGACATGGGACATCATCATATCCGATTATAATATGCCTCATTTCAATGGTCTTGAAGCGCTCAAGCTGTACAAAGAGAAGGGGCTGGATATCCCCTTTATCATCGTTTCAGGCGCTATCGGTGAAGAGATAGCAGCAACAGCAACGGTATCATCAGGCGCCCACGACTATGTGATGAAAAGCAATCTCTCACGCCTTGTTCCTGCTATTCAGAGGGAACTCAGGGAGGCAGAATCAAAAAGGGAACGCAAGCTTACAGAGCAAGAACTCCTCCTCACCGACATACGACAGGAAGCACTCCTGAAACTTTACCAGATGGCAGATATCCCTCTGGACACGATTACCGGTTTTGTTGTGGAGGAGTGCCTGAAAATGACCGGGAGCGAGATAGCGTTTATCGGCTATATAAATGAAGACGAGACCATCATGCATACCCACCTGTGGTCCAAAAAGGCGATGAAGCAGTGGATGAAGCAGTGTTCCGTAGACGGGAAGCCCGTCAAGTTCCCTCTTGAACAGGCCGGGTTATGGGGTGAGGCTATAAGGCAGAAAAAGCCCATTATCGTAAACAACTACTCAGAGCCCAACCCTTACAAAAGGGGCTACCCAGAAGGACATCTCTCCCTGGTGCGCTTTATGAGCGTCCCGCTCATTGATAGAAACCGTGTTGTACTTGTTGCCGGTGTTGCAAACAAGAAAGAACCGTATACCGGATCAGATATCACGCATACTTCTTTACTTTTAGAAGGCATGTGGAACTACATTCAACGGAGAAAGGCAGAGGATGGAGTCCGTACAAGCGAACAAAAATACCGCTCCATATTTGAAAACTCCGTGGAGGGCATCTTCCAGACCTCGCCGGAAGGACAATTCCTCAATATCAATCCATCTTATGCCCGAATGACCGGATACGCATCAC contains:
- a CDS encoding GAF domain-containing protein, translating into MEIPIRVLIIEDSEDDTLLIVHQLERAGYKLTYERVETADAMHEALERETWDIIISDYNMPHFNGLEALKLYKEKGLDIPFIIVSGAIGEEIAATATVSSGAHDYVMKSNLSRLVPAIQRELREAESKRERKLTEQELLLTDIRQEALLKLYQMADIPLDTITGFVVEECLKMTGSEIAFIGYINEDETIMHTHLWSKKAMKQWMKQCSVDGKPVKFPLEQAGLWGEAIRQKKPIIVNNYSEPNPYKRGYPEGHLSLVRFMSVPLIDRNRVVLVAGVANKKEPYTGSDITHTSLLLEGMWNYIQRRKAEDGVRTSEQKYRSIFENSVEGIFQTSPEGQFLNINPSYARMTGYAS